AGCGGGCAGAAACATTGCAGGCAGACCTTCTGAACGAAGCCGAAGTTGAAAGCTTGCTTGCCGCCGCTGCTTCCTCTTTGGGGGGGGCAGTGACCTGCTTGGTCAACAACGCATCCATATTTGAACACGACACCATCGAAAGCGCGACCCGCGGGAGCTGGGACCGGCACATGGAGAGTAACCTGCGCGCACCATTTGTGCTTATGCAGGCGATGGCCGCGCAGGGGCTTGAGCCGCATCTGGATGAGGCGAACGAGCCTGTGGCAAGCGGTTTGGTGGTCAATATGCTGGATCAGCGTGTACGCAAGCTGACACCGGACTTTTCTACCTACACGCTGGCAAAAATGGGGCTTTGGGCGCTGACACAGACCGCAGCGCAAGGGCTTGCGCCTGCCATTCGCGTGAATGCAAT
This genomic window from Shimia isoporae contains:
- a CDS encoding SDR family oxidoreductase; translated protein: MKRALVTGAGKRLGRAMALYLADRGFDVAVHYSTSRDAAEEVASLIRSKGQRAETLQADLLNEAEVESLLAAAASSLGGAVTCLVNNASIFEHDTIESATRGSWDRHMESNLRAPFVLMQAMAAQGLEPHLDEANEPVASGLVVNMLDQRVRKLTPDFSTYTLAKMGLWALTQTAAQGLAPAIRVNAIGPGPTLQGARQSADQFAAQRAATVLGRGVGPDDICAALGYLLDAKGVTGQLICVDGGQHLGWQTPDVLGPE